One part of the Sporosarcina ureae genome encodes these proteins:
- a CDS encoding helix-turn-helix domain-containing protein, translated as MIKYNLLLNTTNYELTHHQQIANKIERFQVIIMYDRQPNFFDYNYLLHFPCEKVRKKVNTNRIFPRVKNETFIVRQQNYEDNVDLFFKMRVDARRELLAKATEFMIAKFFSTYESHLAPLLADKPTLKWDIINKLHDKYDKMLRAHVGLNDENSWNVFSTWYRTYLKNYTVNELIVKHGYDTLNALDKEELNTLFLEKMSNSFASNDSFLNTFTTDVNAYIEKIVSEILMAFESEKNSMEQINELLGVSPNFSVHQPIEATVKTNNLVVMSNAVYQFITEAISNQKFVCEADQWPRATIHGSKLEGSLQLLPNEDNRTASQMNLLHGYAHTLSEVDVDVLDSLCHMYLTQSPQADKRVEIRIDDLLTIRGLKTKLGGTGRRGGYEKEQRTQVMKALSVMQALWMQLDSVVVYEQGKPINKNMQGRAFVFTNEDGSSFEVTEDITPERLFIKLGEVFNHFLQGSTRQVKLLPNQAIELNPYQRKWEKKLIRYISWRWRTQARKASYLQPHKISTLLEKIGIQIDTQAPSRIRDRLEKALDLLEEEGVITFWQYNQWNEDSMSKKGWLRVWLDATIIIAPPDEIVSYYEPIERKKSVKTPTNFSLEPPKEKVCKSIGSDFKECRIKRGLTLKQVSDQLKISTSYISNIERGGALPSQTVYKKMKEWLN; from the coding sequence TTGATCAAATACAATTTACTGTTGAATACTACAAACTACGAACTAACCCATCATCAACAAATTGCCAATAAAATTGAGCGTTTCCAAGTCATCATTATGTACGATCGACAGCCCAACTTCTTTGACTACAACTATCTACTCCATTTCCCATGTGAAAAAGTACGGAAAAAGGTTAACACGAATCGCATTTTCCCGAGAGTGAAAAATGAAACCTTCATTGTTCGACAGCAAAACTACGAGGACAATGTTGATTTATTTTTCAAGATGCGTGTAGATGCCAGACGTGAACTACTCGCGAAAGCGACAGAGTTCATGATCGCTAAATTTTTCAGCACTTATGAAAGTCATCTGGCGCCGTTACTTGCGGATAAGCCGACACTCAAATGGGACATTATCAATAAATTACATGATAAATACGATAAAATGCTACGTGCACACGTCGGACTTAACGATGAAAATTCTTGGAATGTATTCAGCACGTGGTACAGAACGTATTTAAAGAATTATACCGTCAATGAGTTAATCGTAAAACATGGCTATGATACGTTGAACGCTCTTGATAAAGAAGAGTTAAATACATTATTCCTCGAAAAAATGAGCAATAGTTTTGCTTCTAATGACAGCTTCCTGAATACATTTACTACTGACGTCAACGCGTATATTGAAAAAATAGTTTCTGAAATACTCATGGCGTTTGAATCTGAAAAAAACTCCATGGAGCAGATCAATGAATTACTCGGAGTTAGCCCGAATTTTTCCGTGCATCAGCCGATTGAAGCTACAGTAAAAACAAATAATCTTGTAGTCATGAGTAATGCTGTGTATCAATTCATTACAGAAGCAATTTCTAATCAGAAATTCGTATGCGAAGCGGATCAATGGCCACGCGCAACTATTCATGGGTCGAAATTAGAAGGTTCTTTGCAATTGCTTCCGAATGAAGACAACCGTACTGCAAGCCAAATGAATCTACTGCATGGCTATGCCCACACTTTATCAGAAGTCGATGTCGACGTACTCGATTCCTTATGTCATATGTATTTGACTCAATCACCGCAGGCAGACAAACGAGTAGAAATTCGGATTGATGACTTATTAACAATCCGTGGACTCAAAACCAAACTCGGCGGCACGGGGCGACGAGGAGGCTACGAGAAAGAACAACGTACTCAAGTAATGAAAGCGCTTTCCGTTATGCAAGCACTATGGATGCAACTTGATAGTGTAGTAGTCTATGAACAAGGCAAACCGATTAACAAGAACATGCAAGGACGTGCGTTTGTTTTCACGAATGAAGACGGAAGTTCATTCGAAGTCACTGAAGATATAACACCGGAACGTTTATTTATCAAGCTCGGAGAAGTATTCAATCATTTCTTACAAGGCTCCACGAGACAAGTGAAACTACTGCCGAATCAAGCGATCGAACTAAATCCATACCAGCGTAAATGGGAGAAAAAACTCATTCGGTATATTAGCTGGCGCTGGCGTACACAAGCCCGCAAAGCAAGCTACTTGCAGCCACATAAAATCAGCACATTGCTCGAAAAAATAGGTATACAAATTGATACACAGGCTCCGTCACGCATTCGCGACCGTCTAGAGAAAGCGCTAGATCTACTAGAAGAAGAAGGCGTCATTACGTTTTGGCAGTACAATCAATGGAACGAAGACAGCATGTCGAAAAAAGGATGGCTACGCGTCTGGTTAGATGCTACGATCATCATCGCACCGCCTGACGAGATTGTGAGCTATTATGAACCGATTGAGAGAAAGAAGTCGGTCAAGACGCCGACCAACTTCTCCTTGGAGCCACCTAAAGAAAAAGTCTGCAAAAGCATAGGTAGTGATTTTAAGGAATGCCGCATCAAACGTGGTTTGACACTCAAACAAGTATCGGATCAATTGAAAATTTCGACATCCTATATAAGTAATATCGAACGAGGCGGGGCATTACCATCGCAAACTGTCTACAAAAAGATGAAGGAATGGTTAAATTAA
- a CDS encoding acyl-CoA dehydrogenase family protein produces MDFSFTKKEEKFRAELRTWLEANLPEGWLEGKRDLPEDLDEYSRVLRAWQNTLYEGGWAAIAWPKEYGGRNASLMEEIIYHQEMVRVKAPPLINYIGIHMVGPTLIDIGTDEQKERYLKNILTGEEIWCQGYSEPGAGSDLTGLKTRAVKDGDRWLINGQKVWTSFGHVADKCFLLTRTSTHPEKKHRGITVFMMDMHQPGVETLPIVQMDGESEFNEVYMTDAVATDADIVGQVDSGWHVLIALMLHERTGIGAELFTLEKQFNDTVELAQQYKVNGRPLIENPAVRQKLANFYARVRGSLLNYYKNLTTTIKNGQPGAETSIDKLVVTELHQALSAFAVEIQGHQGVLLDKDAVADPKWQHLFLASFGQTIGGGTSEVQRNTIGERVLGLPKDMGR; encoded by the coding sequence ATGGATTTCTCTTTCACGAAAAAAGAAGAAAAATTTAGAGCTGAATTACGAACGTGGCTCGAGGCCAACCTTCCTGAAGGCTGGCTAGAAGGCAAGCGAGACTTACCGGAAGATCTCGATGAATACTCCCGCGTATTACGCGCATGGCAAAATACATTGTACGAAGGTGGATGGGCAGCGATCGCGTGGCCTAAAGAATACGGTGGACGCAACGCCAGCTTGATGGAAGAGATCATCTATCATCAAGAGATGGTGCGCGTGAAAGCACCGCCACTCATTAACTATATCGGGATCCACATGGTAGGTCCTACGTTGATCGACATCGGCACTGATGAACAAAAAGAAAGATATTTGAAGAACATCTTAACAGGGGAAGAAATTTGGTGTCAGGGCTATTCAGAGCCGGGCGCAGGGTCGGATTTAACGGGACTTAAAACACGTGCCGTAAAAGACGGTGATCGTTGGCTCATTAATGGTCAGAAAGTCTGGACAAGTTTTGGTCACGTGGCGGATAAATGCTTCTTGCTGACGAGAACGAGTACGCATCCAGAGAAGAAACACCGCGGTATTACCGTATTCATGATGGATATGCACCAGCCAGGCGTCGAAACGCTTCCGATTGTTCAGATGGATGGAGAGTCAGAATTTAACGAAGTGTATATGACAGATGCTGTAGCGACAGATGCAGATATCGTTGGACAAGTGGACTCAGGCTGGCATGTATTGATTGCCTTAATGCTCCATGAACGTACAGGGATCGGCGCAGAACTATTTACACTCGAAAAACAATTCAACGATACGGTGGAACTGGCACAGCAGTATAAAGTAAATGGCCGTCCATTAATCGAAAATCCAGCAGTTAGACAGAAATTGGCGAATTTCTATGCCCGCGTGCGTGGATCGCTACTCAATTACTATAAAAACTTAACAACGACGATCAAGAACGGTCAACCAGGTGCAGAAACGTCTATCGATAAATTGGTCGTTACGGAGCTACATCAAGCACTTTCTGCATTTGCAGTGGAAATTCAAGGACACCAAGGTGTGTTATTGGATAAGGATGCTGTAGCGGATCCGAAGTGGCAGCATTTATTCCTCGCTTCATTCGGACAGACAATTGGTGGCGGTACGAGTGAAGTGCAACGCAATACGATTGGCGAGCGGGTACTCGGATTACCAAAAGACATGGGACGTTAA
- a CDS encoding aldehyde dehydrogenase family protein, translating into MTNVSEKSKLTTYGNIINGKSVQAQDGAVSNSIDPSTAEVWATIPSSKKEDAELIIQAARAAFDDWADLPARTRGDYMRKIGDMIPEYAAELLELETRNNGWVLDEYGYLAEVLKQVWYDAAGAASLVGAQGRTVQMGTGDFGFTSRKPYGVVVGILPWNAPLFTFTIKAAYALAAGNTVIIKPSESAAVGSLRYGELISQILPPGVLNVISGAGREIGDYLVSHKEVNKVSLTGSKATAERITKATAHSPKSLIFELGGKSPNIVFEDADLDQAVHGLINGIFTPNSGQICVAGSRMLIQRSIYEEVIGRLKDLMTDNEFVKHGDTLDTNNTMGPIANEAQYQSVCGFIDEAAKDEYEVVFGGKYGGEAVLPGQPEFKDGYWVQPTLVKVADNSSKLAREEIFGPVAIAIPFDTEEEAVQIANDTNFGLAAGVWTQNLGIAHRMIDKLQAGNVWVNTYARVGADLPFSGVKESGYGTDSVLDYTVEKACVINIR; encoded by the coding sequence ATGACGAACGTATCCGAGAAATCCAAATTGACGACTTACGGTAATATCATTAACGGCAAGTCGGTACAGGCACAAGACGGGGCCGTATCAAACAGTATCGATCCATCTACAGCGGAAGTATGGGCAACCATTCCTTCCAGTAAGAAGGAAGACGCAGAACTGATCATCCAGGCAGCACGCGCCGCATTCGATGACTGGGCGGATCTGCCAGCACGAACACGCGGTGACTATATGCGCAAGATCGGGGACATGATTCCGGAGTACGCGGCGGAGTTACTTGAACTCGAAACTCGTAATAACGGCTGGGTACTAGATGAGTACGGGTATTTAGCTGAAGTGTTAAAGCAAGTTTGGTATGACGCGGCAGGAGCAGCCTCTCTAGTCGGTGCACAAGGCCGTACGGTACAGATGGGTACGGGAGATTTCGGTTTCACTTCACGTAAGCCATACGGAGTAGTCGTCGGCATCTTGCCATGGAACGCCCCGTTATTCACCTTTACGATTAAAGCAGCTTATGCGCTAGCAGCAGGGAATACGGTCATTATTAAACCGTCTGAAAGTGCAGCGGTCGGCTCACTGCGCTACGGCGAATTAATTTCACAAATCTTACCGCCAGGCGTACTGAATGTTATTTCGGGTGCGGGTCGTGAAATCGGTGACTACCTCGTCTCTCACAAAGAAGTGAATAAAGTGAGTTTGACAGGGTCAAAGGCAACAGCGGAGCGCATCACGAAAGCGACTGCGCATTCACCGAAGTCGTTAATCTTCGAACTCGGCGGAAAGTCTCCGAATATCGTCTTTGAAGATGCAGATCTGGATCAAGCAGTACATGGGTTGATCAACGGTATCTTCACACCGAACTCCGGTCAAATTTGTGTAGCAGGTTCACGCATGTTGATCCAGCGCTCCATTTACGAAGAAGTGATTGGACGTTTGAAAGACTTGATGACGGACAATGAATTCGTTAAGCATGGCGATACACTCGATACGAACAACACGATGGGTCCTATCGCAAATGAAGCGCAATATCAGTCGGTGTGCGGATTCATCGACGAGGCAGCTAAAGACGAGTATGAAGTTGTGTTCGGTGGAAAGTACGGCGGAGAAGCGGTTCTACCAGGTCAACCGGAATTCAAAGACGGCTATTGGGTACAACCTACGCTTGTTAAAGTAGCAGACAATAGTTCTAAACTAGCTCGCGAAGAAATTTTCGGGCCTGTGGCAATAGCCATTCCGTTCGATACGGAAGAAGAAGCCGTTCAAATTGCGAATGACACGAACTTCGGTCTAGCAGCGGGTGTATGGACACAAAACCTCGGTATTGCACATCGCATGATCGACAAGCTTCAAGCAGGAAACGTGTGGGTGAATACGTACGCAAGAGTAGGCGCAGATCTGCCGTTTAGCGGAGTGAAAGAAAGCGGTTATGGTACGGACTCAGTTCTGGATTACACAGTAGAAAAAGCTTGCGTCATCAATATTCGATAA
- a CDS encoding electron transfer flavoprotein subunit alpha/FixB family protein — MSEKILVIGELQQGVLRKVSYETIAAAKQVNADAEILALVLGDVDLQQPAEEMIHYGADRVITVTHANLSNYTSEGYGQVIMEVMQDENPSGIIMGHTSVGKDVTPKIASRLELGLISDAVSIEKEGDQVVFTRPIYSGKAFEKKVMKDDGLLFATIRPNNIAALEQDARRTGDITAKEVDVKDLRTIVKEVIRKKTEGVDLSEAKIVIAGGRGVKSAEGFKALYELADLLGGAVGASRGACDADYCDYSLQIGQTGKVVTPDLYIAVGISGAIQHMAGMSNSKVIVAINSDEEANIFKMADYGIVGDLFEVLPLFIEELKLEGALIS, encoded by the coding sequence ATGAGTGAAAAGATACTAGTCATCGGGGAATTGCAGCAAGGGGTTCTTCGTAAAGTAAGTTATGAGACGATCGCAGCAGCGAAACAAGTAAACGCTGACGCAGAAATTCTAGCATTGGTACTAGGTGACGTAGATTTGCAGCAACCAGCTGAAGAAATGATCCACTACGGTGCAGACCGTGTCATTACCGTCACTCATGCCAACTTAAGTAATTATACATCGGAAGGCTATGGACAGGTCATCATGGAAGTGATGCAAGACGAAAATCCATCCGGCATCATCATGGGCCATACGTCAGTCGGCAAAGATGTAACACCTAAAATCGCGAGCCGCCTAGAACTTGGCTTAATCTCGGATGCCGTGTCAATCGAAAAAGAAGGCGATCAAGTCGTCTTCACTCGCCCGATCTACTCAGGTAAAGCGTTCGAAAAGAAAGTGATGAAAGACGATGGACTGCTGTTCGCTACTATCCGCCCGAACAATATCGCAGCACTCGAGCAGGATGCGCGCCGTACAGGCGACATCACAGCGAAAGAAGTGGATGTCAAAGATTTGCGTACAATCGTTAAAGAAGTCATTCGCAAGAAAACGGAAGGCGTCGATCTGTCGGAAGCGAAAATTGTTATCGCTGGCGGACGCGGTGTTAAGAGCGCTGAAGGGTTCAAAGCGTTGTATGAGTTAGCGGACTTGCTAGGAGGCGCTGTAGGGGCTTCTCGTGGCGCGTGTGACGCAGATTACTGTGATTACTCACTGCAAATCGGACAAACAGGAAAAGTCGTGACACCTGACCTGTATATCGCGGTAGGTATTTCCGGTGCGATCCAACATATGGCAGGTATGTCAAACTCCAAAGTCATCGTCGCGATCAATAGTGACGAAGAAGCGAACATCTTCAAAATGGCAGATTACGGAATCGTTGGCGACTTGTTCGAAGTCCTTCCTTTATTCATTGAAGAACTTAAACTAGAAGGCGCGTTAATATCTTAA
- a CDS encoding electron transfer flavoprotein subunit beta/FixA family protein, producing MNIYVLLKKTFDTEEAISVSGNQIDESGAEFIINPYDEYAVEEAIQQRDAHGGTVTVITIGDEESEKQLRTALAMGADDAVLINTDDDPDEGDQFTTAKILEKFFEDKEVDLILAGNVAIDEASGQVGPRLAERLNMPFITTIVKLDIEDGTAKIEKDVEGDLEKIEVSLPVLVTCQQGLNEPRYTSLPGIMKAKKKPLEQLELDDLDLAEDDVEAKTATISIFLPPKKQAGRILAGETGEQVKELVNLLSNEAKVI from the coding sequence ATGAATATTTACGTCTTGCTGAAAAAAACATTCGACACGGAGGAAGCGATTTCTGTGTCGGGCAATCAAATAGATGAAAGCGGTGCGGAATTCATCATCAATCCATATGATGAGTATGCAGTCGAAGAAGCGATCCAGCAGCGTGACGCGCATGGCGGCACGGTAACGGTCATCACAATTGGTGATGAAGAATCCGAGAAGCAATTGCGTACAGCACTTGCGATGGGAGCAGATGATGCGGTACTTATCAATACGGATGACGACCCGGATGAAGGCGACCAATTTACAACGGCAAAGATCTTGGAAAAATTCTTTGAGGATAAAGAAGTGGACTTGATTCTCGCTGGTAACGTGGCAATCGACGAAGCGAGCGGACAAGTTGGACCTCGACTTGCAGAGCGCCTCAACATGCCATTCATTACAACGATCGTCAAGCTTGATATTGAAGACGGTACAGCGAAGATTGAAAAAGACGTTGAAGGGGATCTCGAGAAAATCGAAGTATCTTTGCCGGTGCTCGTAACGTGCCAGCAAGGACTGAATGAGCCGAGATATACATCCCTTCCAGGTATCATGAAGGCGAAAAAGAAGCCTCTTGAGCAACTTGAACTCGATGACCTAGATCTCGCTGAAGACGACGTGGAAGCGAAGACGGCAACGATTTCTATTTTCTTGCCACCTAAAAAGCAGGCAGGACGCATTTTAGCAGGCGAAACAGGCGAGCAAGTCAAAGAACTGGTCAATCTATTGTCCAATGAAGCGAAAGTAATCTAA
- a CDS encoding MFS transporter produces MNEAALKDKSINRGFLFISFGAFFIMLSLATHLPAYPHMLAEFNLTPGYAVWMQLGLAVGLTGFQPLLGWIGDSFGLKIVILIGGIFMVVGSLLVAFSFSFWVLVLGLFFKGISGAAIAPSGIAYAGKFMVGTQRAKAIGTFAAFITIGAVFGPVISGMIVDTANWQASFIFTAILGGLGIAFFMFVPHVKVQARKKLDVLGLIFVIALLLGLLTIPTFINSFGIESGMWIPSLLVFVTALIILIFVEKKQKAPLLDLVYVANRNFWVPTTIAVFIFLGYSGVMYLLTFFVQNVQGKAATTVGFLQMAVFLGTSVAAYLSGRIMKKLSARLIMGSGILVFASGIIMLNFVTLTTSFVYLFIAMSLVGLGVGFQTPVVKGLVVSKASTERMNVVTFTNTVIENLAQRMGASFALVAFSIFSASGNNVGAVVNTSWVIMGFIIIALLFLPLIPRTIPGIHTSESDLLDTNVVPKALQTEEIK; encoded by the coding sequence ATGAATGAAGCGGCATTGAAAGATAAATCGATTAATAGAGGTTTTTTATTCATAAGTTTTGGAGCGTTCTTTATTATGTTAAGTTTAGCAACCCATCTTCCCGCATACCCGCATATGCTTGCGGAATTTAACCTGACGCCAGGTTATGCGGTGTGGATGCAACTAGGTCTGGCTGTTGGATTGACAGGATTCCAGCCATTGCTTGGATGGATTGGTGATTCGTTCGGATTGAAGATTGTCATTCTCATTGGCGGTATTTTCATGGTTGTCGGATCGTTGCTCGTAGCATTCTCATTTTCTTTCTGGGTGCTCGTTCTTGGTTTATTCTTTAAAGGAATCTCGGGTGCGGCGATTGCACCATCAGGTATTGCCTATGCTGGTAAATTTATGGTCGGGACGCAACGTGCAAAAGCAATTGGAACGTTTGCGGCGTTCATTACAATCGGTGCAGTATTCGGTCCGGTCATCAGCGGTATGATCGTCGATACGGCAAACTGGCAAGCAAGTTTCATCTTCACAGCCATTCTCGGTGGTTTAGGGATTGCGTTCTTTATGTTTGTTCCACACGTTAAAGTACAAGCACGCAAGAAGTTGGATGTTCTTGGCTTGATTTTTGTCATCGCACTATTACTCGGTTTGCTGACAATCCCAACATTCATCAACAGCTTCGGTATCGAATCTGGTATGTGGATTCCATCATTGCTAGTATTCGTAACAGCGTTGATCATCTTGATCTTCGTAGAGAAAAAGCAAAAAGCTCCGTTACTCGATTTAGTGTACGTTGCGAATCGTAACTTCTGGGTACCTACGACGATTGCCGTATTCATCTTCCTTGGTTACTCGGGTGTCATGTACTTGCTAACATTCTTCGTTCAGAACGTCCAAGGAAAAGCAGCGACCACGGTAGGATTCTTACAGATGGCCGTATTCTTAGGCACATCAGTCGCAGCCTACTTAAGCGGAAGAATCATGAAGAAATTGTCTGCGCGATTAATTATGGGATCAGGAATTCTCGTCTTTGCTTCTGGCATCATCATGCTGAATTTCGTTACGCTGACGACATCATTTGTGTATTTGTTCATTGCGATGAGTCTCGTCGGTCTTGGTGTTGGTTTCCAAACACCTGTAGTCAAAGGACTCGTTGTGTCGAAAGCTTCAACAGAACGAATGAATGTCGTGACATTTACGAATACAGTAATTGAAAACTTGGCACAGAGAATGGGTGCATCATTCGCTCTTGTTGCGTTCTCGATCTTCTCTGCAAGTGGTAACAACGTTGGAGCGGTAGTGAATACTTCTTGGGTGATTATGGGCTTCATCATCATCGCATTGTTGTTCTTACCGTTGATTCCTCGAACCATTCCTGGAATTCATACAAGCGAGTCTGATTTACTCGATACAAATGTCGTGCCGAAAGCGTTACAAACTGAAGAAATCAAATAA
- a CDS encoding rRNA methyltransferase, giving the protein MWKLVSGRIIQTTDETRIKFRTNISQEILEKLEELSERHNTHSNYLLENGLWNVLAAGVIEFDKNLRPADRIQYKTTYDKELLESVKEFAKDHKLFINDVIEYSVGYIDFKDIKTKEHKNRLES; this is encoded by the coding sequence ATGTGGAAATTAGTAAGTGGTAGAATCATTCAAACTACTGATGAAACACGGATTAAGTTTCGGACGAATATTAGTCAGGAGATTTTAGAGAAATTAGAGGAATTATCAGAGCGACATAATACACATAGCAATTATTTGCTGGAAAACGGTTTGTGGAACGTATTGGCCGCAGGAGTTATTGAATTCGATAAGAATTTGCGTCCAGCAGATCGAATTCAGTATAAAACAACGTATGATAAAGAATTGCTTGAATCTGTGAAAGAGTTCGCTAAGGATCATAAGTTGTTCATTAACGATGTCATCGAGTACAGTGTAGGATATATCGACTTCAAAGATATAAAGACTAAGGAGCATAAGAATCGCTTAGAAAGCTAG
- the fni gene encoding type 2 isopentenyl-diphosphate Delta-isomerase, whose amino-acid sequence MGKQLNDRKAQHIQIVLDEHVTGNSITTGVEQYEFLHNALPELSFEDINTDQDFLGKTCKTPFLVSSMTGGADFAETINRNLALAAEQRGWALALGSTRALIESKAFRPSFALRKYAPTTPIIANLGAVQLNYGFSADECRQIIDYTDADALVLHINVLQEVIQPEGNTNFSGLLSKIEKLCNELTIPVGIKEVGWGIDGETAKKLLDIGVSFIDVAGAGGTSWSQVEKYRTTPIKQQAAAAFSEWGIPTTKSLELVRLHMNGKLLVASGGLHTGVDAAKCIALGADFVGFGRAILEEATISAESVFRIMEVRELELRMAMFATGSANIQALQQTDRLQRINS is encoded by the coding sequence ATGGGCAAGCAACTAAATGATCGGAAAGCGCAGCATATCCAGATCGTACTGGATGAACACGTGACGGGAAACTCGATCACAACAGGCGTGGAACAATATGAATTTTTACATAATGCTTTACCTGAATTATCATTTGAAGACATCAATACAGATCAAGACTTTCTAGGCAAAACATGCAAAACTCCTTTTTTGGTCAGTTCAATGACTGGTGGAGCAGATTTTGCGGAAACGATCAACCGTAATCTCGCACTTGCTGCAGAGCAACGCGGCTGGGCACTTGCGCTAGGTTCTACGCGCGCTTTAATTGAAAGTAAAGCATTCCGGCCTTCATTCGCATTACGAAAGTACGCCCCAACTACACCAATTATCGCCAACTTAGGTGCCGTACAGCTGAATTATGGATTTTCTGCTGATGAATGCCGTCAAATTATCGACTACACCGATGCAGATGCGTTAGTACTGCATATCAATGTCTTACAAGAAGTCATTCAACCAGAAGGAAATACGAATTTTAGTGGATTACTTTCTAAAATCGAGAAATTATGCAATGAATTAACGATTCCTGTAGGCATTAAAGAAGTTGGATGGGGAATAGATGGGGAAACCGCGAAGAAGCTCCTAGATATTGGCGTGTCATTCATTGATGTAGCGGGTGCAGGCGGAACATCTTGGAGCCAAGTGGAAAAATACCGTACGACACCGATCAAACAACAAGCAGCGGCAGCGTTTAGCGAATGGGGAATTCCGACAACGAAATCACTTGAGCTAGTTAGACTTCATATGAACGGAAAATTACTCGTTGCAAGCGGCGGACTTCATACGGGTGTCGATGCAGCAAAATGTATTGCACTCGGCGCAGATTTTGTCGGTTTTGGACGTGCAATTCTAGAAGAAGCCACTATATCTGCTGAAAGCGTTTTCCGAATAATGGAAGTGCGTGAATTAGAATTAAGAATGGCGATGTTTGCGACAGGTTCAGCGAATATCCAAGCATTGCAACAAACCGATCGATTACAAAGAATAAACTCGTGA
- a CDS encoding acyl-CoA dehydrogenase family protein, producing the protein MDFSLTEEQEMFRGHIRKMLDKFGGTQVAREMIDQNPQNLEKVYKTLAELGCSGINIPEEYDGMDLEALDLVPTFEEMGRSLVPGLFMETSALAVPILKKYATEEQKQQYLPAIASGEKWISFAALEPFNDFSPAGIHCTLEQKDGQYVLNGIKTLVPEAELADAFLVLVRTNQEDLEDGLTLVLIDKTDALNIEKQSSFDESKHVAKMEFGNLVITQEQIIGEVNKGWTQLQEGLLYFNAALSSYIVGAMEQVVHMATEYAKIREQFGQAIGRFQAIKHSIVNMKVNLEIARSLSHYANWVVDTEEFDREAAVYSARTYATEKFIEVSAHNIQVHGGIGFTEEIDCHLYVKRARYYDQYLGSTPFYQEKVVASLGW; encoded by the coding sequence ATGGACTTTTCATTAACAGAAGAGCAAGAAATGTTTCGTGGACATATTCGCAAAATGCTAGATAAATTTGGCGGCACACAAGTAGCTCGAGAAATGATCGATCAAAATCCGCAAAATTTGGAGAAAGTGTACAAGACGCTAGCTGAACTCGGATGCAGCGGCATCAACATTCCAGAAGAGTATGACGGCATGGACCTCGAGGCACTCGATCTCGTTCCAACGTTTGAAGAGATGGGCCGTTCATTAGTACCCGGCTTATTCATGGAAACTTCTGCGTTGGCAGTGCCGATTCTCAAGAAATATGCGACAGAAGAGCAAAAACAACAGTATTTGCCGGCGATCGCCTCAGGAGAAAAATGGATTTCATTCGCAGCACTAGAACCATTCAACGACTTCTCCCCGGCAGGGATCCACTGTACATTGGAGCAGAAAGATGGACAGTACGTACTAAACGGCATAAAGACGCTTGTGCCGGAAGCAGAACTTGCGGACGCATTCCTCGTGCTCGTTCGCACAAACCAAGAAGATCTAGAAGACGGACTTACGCTTGTGTTGATCGATAAGACGGATGCACTGAACATCGAGAAACAATCATCGTTTGACGAATCCAAACATGTAGCGAAAATGGAATTCGGAAATCTAGTCATCACTCAAGAGCAAATCATAGGCGAAGTAAATAAAGGTTGGACGCAGCTTCAAGAAGGTCTATTGTACTTTAACGCTGCACTTAGTTCATACATTGTCGGCGCAATGGAACAAGTCGTCCATATGGCGACGGAATATGCGAAGATCCGGGAGCAGTTCGGTCAAGCGATCGGACGTTTCCAAGCGATCAAGCACAGTATTGTAAATATGAAAGTGAATCTCGAAATCGCTCGTTCACTGAGCCATTATGCCAACTGGGTAGTCGATACAGAAGAATTTGACCGTGAAGCAGCAGTATATAGCGCCCGTACATATGCGACGGAGAAATTCATCGAAGTGTCGGCACATAATATCCAAGTCCATGGCGGCATCGGATTCACAGAAGAAATCGATTGCCATTTATATGTTAAGCGCGCCCGCTATTATGATCAGTATTTAGGCTCCACCCCTTTCTATCAAGAAAAAGTAGTCGCGTCACTAGGCTGGTAA